The following are from one region of the Marinomonas sp. CT5 genome:
- a CDS encoding GDP-L-fucose synthase has protein sequence MNKNARIYVAGHTGLVGSSLVRKLQELGYSNLLLRTHEELDLTDQAKTASFFAEEKPEYVFLAAARVGGIFANENYPAEFIYDNLQIQNNIIDQSHKNEVKKLLFFGSSCMYPKNCKQPMQIDSILTGPLEPTNEPYALAKLSGMKMCQSYNRQYGTKNIVVIPAGLYGMNDNFHPENSHVIPALIRRFHEAKVEKKASVTLWGTGSAQREFLFVDDMAEAILFLMENYEDNAPVNVGYDKAVSIKDLAIVLKDVIGFEGALEFDTTKPDGMPIKQLDSTVLKELGWSASKSLKEGLALTYEWYLSTCK, from the coding sequence ATGAATAAAAATGCTCGTATTTATGTTGCTGGTCATACTGGCTTAGTTGGCTCTTCCCTAGTTCGTAAATTGCAAGAGTTGGGTTACAGTAATCTTCTACTAAGAACCCATGAGGAACTTGATCTTACAGATCAAGCAAAGACCGCTTCTTTTTTTGCTGAAGAAAAGCCTGAATATGTTTTTTTAGCTGCTGCGAGAGTAGGAGGGATTTTTGCGAACGAAAATTATCCTGCTGAATTTATTTACGATAACCTTCAGATTCAAAATAATATTATTGATCAATCTCATAAGAATGAGGTGAAAAAGCTTTTATTTTTTGGAAGCTCTTGTATGTATCCAAAAAATTGCAAGCAACCCATGCAAATTGATTCTATTTTAACTGGCCCACTTGAGCCAACAAATGAACCTTATGCTTTAGCTAAGCTCTCTGGAATGAAAATGTGCCAGAGCTATAATCGCCAATATGGAACGAAAAATATTGTCGTTATTCCAGCAGGCTTATATGGGATGAATGATAATTTTCACCCAGAAAATAGCCATGTTATCCCCGCTTTAATTAGACGTTTCCATGAAGCAAAAGTAGAGAAAAAAGCTTCTGTAACGCTATGGGGAACTGGGTCGGCACAGCGTGAGTTTCTTTTTGTTGATGATATGGCTGAGGCTATTCTTTTCTTGATGGAAAATTACGAAGATAATGCTCCTGTAAATGTTGGCTATGACAAAGCAGTTAGCATTAAAGATTTAGCTATCGTTCTTAAAGATGTCATTGGATTTGAAGGGGCACTTGAGTTTGATACTACGAAACCCGATGGAATGCCAATCAAACAATTAGACAGCACTGTATTGAAGGAGCTAGGTTGGTCTGCAAGCAAGTCTCTTAAAGAGGGTTTAGCACTGACATATGAGTGGTATCTTTCAACCTGCAAATAA
- a CDS encoding transketolase C-terminal domain-containing protein — protein sequence MSAVKPMRDVLIEEITLRMDANDSIFFVSGDFGSPKLDALRERHPDRFINVGIAEQNLINICAGLALEGFIVYAYAIAPFITMRCYEQIRVNMAILSQERPMNVNLIGVGAGYSYEMSGPTHQSLEDLAIMRALANVEVFSPADWATVESYVDYTVESQTIKYLRLDSKPLPNVHQKPENLSVSLGYHELQKGNEVCLLSTGYMTHSALIVAEKLKQEGIQVGVIDVFALTTLQRDSLSQTLQNYKHAISLEEGFLEKGGFDTLISGIIRQHELSTKFHGMGVDDHYSFELGGRDILHSINKIGIEDIIEKVKANL from the coding sequence ATGAGCGCAGTAAAACCAATGAGGGATGTCTTAATAGAAGAAATTACCCTTAGAATGGATGCCAATGATTCAATCTTCTTTGTTTCAGGAGACTTTGGTTCACCTAAACTAGATGCTCTAAGAGAACGTCATCCTGATCGTTTTATCAATGTAGGCATTGCAGAGCAAAACTTAATTAATATCTGTGCAGGCCTAGCTCTAGAAGGGTTTATTGTTTATGCCTACGCGATAGCTCCTTTTATAACGATGCGTTGTTATGAACAAATTCGTGTCAATATGGCTATTCTTTCTCAAGAACGCCCTATGAATGTCAATTTGATTGGCGTAGGTGCAGGTTATAGTTACGAGATGTCTGGGCCTACCCATCAGTCTCTAGAAGATCTTGCGATTATGAGAGCTTTAGCAAATGTTGAGGTTTTCTCGCCTGCTGATTGGGCTACTGTCGAGTCATATGTAGATTACACAGTGGAGTCACAAACTATTAAATATCTGAGACTCGATAGTAAGCCTTTGCCAAATGTGCATCAAAAACCAGAAAATCTCTCTGTTAGCCTAGGCTACCATGAACTTCAAAAGGGAAATGAAGTTTGTCTTCTCTCTACAGGGTACATGACACATTCAGCTTTAATTGTTGCAGAAAAATTGAAGCAAGAAGGAATCCAAGTTGGAGTTATTGACGTTTTCGCTCTAACAACTTTGCAAAGAGATTCTTTGAGTCAAACTCTCCAAAATTACAAGCATGCAATTTCTTTAGAGGAAGGCTTTTTAGAAAAAGGTGGTTTTGATACTTTAATATCTGGAATTATTAGGCAGCATGAATTGTCTACTAAATTTCATGGTATGGGAGTTGATGATCACTATAGCTTTGAATTGGGAGGAAGAGATATCCTGCATTCCATCAATAAGATAGGAATTGAGGATATTATTGAGAAAGTCAAAGCAAACTTGTAA
- a CDS encoding IS5 family transposase, with protein sequence MNQLSFADTEFTSKRRKTRKELFLGRMNELIPWLQLEAQIEPFYPKAGNGRRPYPLATMLRIHFMQNWYNMSDPAMEDALYEITSMRLFAGLSLEGAIPDHTTIMNFRHLLEKHKLGRKLFKEVNKWLSDSGTYFKEGTIVDATIIEAASSTKNKSNARDPEMHQTQKGKQWFFGMKAHIGVDAKRGLVHSFTTTPANDHDLNQLTELLHGNESFVSADSGYRGVEKRTETKDKNVDWRAKVEHPFRILKCQFGFRKVVYKGLSKNDNKLAVLFALGNLLRVDQMIRSARG encoded by the coding sequence ATGAATCAGCTTTCCTTCGCCGATACCGAATTTACCAGCAAACGCCGCAAGACTCGCAAAGAGCTCTTCCTTGGTCGGATGAATGAGCTGATTCCATGGCTACAGCTCGAAGCTCAGATTGAGCCGTTTTACCCAAAAGCTGGCAATGGTCGGCGTCCATACCCTCTCGCTACCATGCTGCGCATTCACTTTATGCAGAACTGGTACAACATGAGTGATCCAGCGATGGAAGATGCCCTTTACGAGATCACCTCTATGCGGCTGTTTGCTGGCCTATCATTAGAAGGTGCGATCCCAGACCACACGACCATCATGAATTTCCGTCACCTGCTTGAGAAGCATAAGCTGGGTCGTAAACTCTTCAAAGAAGTAAACAAATGGCTGTCTGATTCTGGCACCTACTTTAAAGAAGGGACAATCGTTGATGCGACGATTATTGAGGCAGCAAGTTCCACCAAAAATAAATCTAATGCACGCGATCCCGAAATGCACCAAACGCAAAAGGGAAAACAATGGTTCTTTGGCATGAAAGCTCACATCGGTGTTGATGCAAAGCGTGGGTTAGTTCACAGCTTCACCACGACGCCTGCCAATGATCACGATTTAAACCAGTTGACGGAACTTCTTCATGGCAATGAGTCATTTGTATCGGCGGACTCTGGCTACCGTGGCGTAGAAAAGCGCACAGAAACAAAAGATAAGAATGTCGATTGGCGAGCGAAAGTCGAGCACCCGTTTAGAATACTGAAATGCCAGTTTGGGTTCCGCAAAGTCGTCTACAAAGGCCTGTCTAAAAATGACAACAAACTCGCCGTGCTGTTTGCACTTGGAAATTTGTTACGAGTAGATCAGATGATACGTTCTGCACGGGGTTAA
- a CDS encoding ABC transporter ATP-binding protein yields the protein MLGVLRQLLSAFSKKERVHLFLLLLLMMATGAVEALGISLIFPFIGIVTDPSIVHENKILNFLYQNLEFSNEKNFIIFIGCALGLFFIFKNFFYIGSQYIQQNYLIRKRVALTGTMFQGYMRSKYEFHLNNNSALLLRNINAVDGVFSGLLQPAFEIMSETIILIGIVFVLFMTDPVISLGAACFIAIPLLILNRFISRKLRMIGKENFRLMGVTSKLLLEGLNGVKEILVMNRQGFYARSFVESSKKLGFIRRDLIICNHVPRLVMEVILILGLISFVIYILVANLSIAQLIPTVSLFGVAAIRMLYSLNKIVVGGNNISFNQTLSATVLEQLHRFDTPSDLESDEHDKNKRLQKIDLDKAIELKNLSFSYLQSEKEALKNISLSIKKGQSVAFVGPSGAGKSSLVDIVLGLLTPSKGEILIDGDSLQNEEVREKWQNSIGYIPQSIYLCDDTLRNNISFGVPADEIDEDAVEQAIEIAQLREVVNNLPNGLDTMMGERGVRLSGGQRQRVAIARALYHNPEIIIMDEATSALDNTTEAEFIEAINRMKKHKTLIIVAHRLTTIKNCDLIFVLQDGEVIGQGGLQELMSGNLPFQRLAQLDPGISEK from the coding sequence ATGTTAGGTGTTCTTCGTCAGTTGTTAAGCGCTTTTAGTAAAAAAGAAAGAGTGCATCTTTTTTTGTTACTGCTTTTAATGATGGCTACAGGTGCAGTGGAAGCGTTAGGTATTAGCCTCATTTTTCCATTTATTGGAATAGTTACGGATCCTAGTATTGTTCATGAAAATAAAATACTGAATTTTTTATACCAAAACCTAGAGTTTAGTAATGAGAAGAATTTCATTATTTTCATCGGTTGTGCTTTAGGTTTGTTTTTTATATTTAAGAATTTTTTCTATATAGGTTCTCAATATATCCAGCAAAACTATCTAATTCGCAAGCGTGTTGCCTTAACCGGAACAATGTTCCAAGGGTACATGCGTTCTAAATATGAATTTCATCTAAATAATAATTCTGCTTTGCTTTTACGAAACATAAATGCAGTCGATGGCGTTTTTAGTGGATTGCTACAGCCTGCTTTTGAAATTATGTCTGAAACAATTATTTTGATAGGCATAGTGTTTGTTCTTTTTATGACAGACCCTGTGATTTCATTAGGTGCTGCGTGCTTTATTGCTATTCCTCTGCTTATCTTAAATAGATTTATATCACGTAAGCTTCGAATGATAGGGAAAGAAAATTTTCGCTTGATGGGGGTAACTTCAAAGCTACTATTGGAAGGGCTTAACGGCGTTAAAGAAATTTTAGTTATGAATCGCCAAGGGTTTTATGCTCGCTCTTTTGTTGAATCTTCAAAGAAATTAGGTTTTATTCGTAGAGATTTGATTATTTGTAATCATGTTCCAAGACTAGTGATGGAAGTGATTTTAATATTAGGGCTAATATCTTTTGTTATATATATCCTTGTGGCAAATCTTTCTATTGCACAGCTTATTCCGACCGTTTCTTTGTTTGGTGTGGCTGCAATCCGAATGTTATATTCACTCAATAAAATAGTGGTGGGTGGGAATAATATTAGTTTTAACCAAACATTAAGTGCTACAGTTCTTGAACAACTGCATCGCTTTGATACTCCTAGTGACCTTGAATCTGATGAACATGATAAAAATAAGAGATTACAGAAAATAGATTTAGATAAAGCAATCGAGTTAAAAAATTTGAGTTTTTCTTATCTTCAGTCAGAAAAAGAAGCTCTGAAGAATATATCCCTTTCAATTAAAAAGGGGCAGTCAGTGGCTTTTGTTGGCCCTTCTGGGGCAGGTAAATCCTCTCTTGTCGATATTGTTTTAGGGTTGCTGACTCCGTCTAAGGGTGAAATTTTAATTGATGGCGACTCACTTCAAAATGAGGAGGTTCGCGAGAAATGGCAAAATAGTATTGGGTATATTCCTCAGTCGATTTATCTATGTGATGATACGTTAAGGAACAATATTTCTTTTGGTGTTCCAGCGGATGAAATTGATGAAGATGCTGTTGAGCAGGCTATTGAGATTGCGCAGTTGAGAGAGGTTGTTAACAATCTTCCTAATGGCCTAGATACAATGATGGGGGAGCGTGGAGTCCGCCTTTCTGGAGGGCAAAGGCAGCGTGTTGCAATCGCTAGAGCTTTATACCATAATCCCGAAATCATTATAATGGACGAAGCAACTTCTGCTTTAGATAACACAACGGAAGCAGAATTTATTGAAGCCATTAATCGTATGAAGAAACATAAAACATTAATTATTGTGGCGCATCGTTTGACGACAATTAAAAATTGCGATCTTATTTTCGTTCTTCAGGATGGGGAAGTAATTGGGCAAGGTGGGTTACAAGAGCTCATGTCTGGCAATCTTCCATTCCAACGTTTAGCACAACTAGATCCAGGAATTTCAGAGAAGTAA
- a CDS encoding glycosyltransferase, with amino-acid sequence MINSAKSSIKNFLNKNLTVSQYEKIHKVFLFIYGKYCNGIRFVQNLKKSKKRKIERRVFAQFLKQKAFDAPIIPPKREKPHFLVLMWRYIPGSNQRLSTEHHNVLGSLRGSGLATFEELCYDEAYSQATFPDGEDFLLQKCIDTAPDALILSSYDLHNLSQPRLETLRYIAENFKIPIVPIWWDSVNPIFFKKYLAPMKEWVSLNLFIDSSIAFQHLSNKDSCLHLWAPQDPLLYYNPEMKRDIDVSFLGSTGSYRSVRKEYLGFLKQNDVPIFTSEGSLNKRLSDEEYAQVFMKSKISLNFSHSVGDRHQLKGRVFEVTLCGALLMEAENSETAKYFEPYEEYVPFKDKEDLLKKIHYYLENPSEREKIAAKGYQKATELYNHRKFWEKVITGLKLSHFS; translated from the coding sequence ATGATAAATTCAGCTAAGAGTAGCATAAAAAATTTCCTCAATAAGAATTTAACTGTTTCCCAGTACGAGAAAATTCATAAGGTATTTCTTTTTATCTATGGAAAATATTGTAATGGGATCCGTTTTGTTCAGAATCTAAAGAAAAGCAAAAAAAGGAAAATTGAAAGAAGAGTTTTTGCTCAATTTCTTAAGCAGAAAGCTTTTGATGCTCCAATTATTCCACCTAAAAGAGAAAAACCTCACTTTTTAGTTTTAATGTGGCGGTATATTCCCGGCTCGAATCAGCGCTTATCTACAGAACATCATAATGTTTTAGGTAGTTTAAGAGGAAGTGGCTTGGCTACTTTTGAAGAGCTTTGTTATGATGAAGCTTATTCTCAAGCTACTTTTCCTGATGGGGAAGACTTTCTTTTACAAAAATGTATTGATACCGCTCCTGACGCTTTGATTTTGAGTAGCTACGATCTACATAACCTTTCCCAACCACGTTTAGAAACCTTGCGATATATTGCTGAAAATTTCAAAATCCCTATTGTTCCTATTTGGTGGGATAGCGTTAACCCTATCTTTTTTAAGAAATATTTAGCTCCGATGAAAGAGTGGGTTTCACTCAATTTATTTATTGATTCTAGTATTGCTTTTCAACACCTTTCCAATAAAGATTCTTGCCTTCATTTATGGGCTCCTCAAGACCCTCTGCTTTATTATAATCCTGAAATGAAGAGAGATATTGATGTTAGTTTCTTAGGGTCTACCGGAAGCTACCGATCTGTTCGTAAAGAATATTTAGGCTTTTTAAAGCAAAATGATGTTCCTATATTTACTAGTGAAGGGTCATTGAACAAACGACTCTCGGATGAGGAATATGCTCAGGTTTTTATGAAGTCAAAAATTTCTCTTAACTTCTCCCATAGCGTAGGTGATAGACACCAGTTAAAAGGGCGAGTCTTTGAGGTTACTCTTTGTGGCGCTTTGTTAATGGAAGCTGAAAATAGTGAAACTGCTAAATATTTTGAGCCGTACGAAGAATATGTCCCCTTTAAAGATAAAGAAGACTTACTAAAGAAAATCCATTATTACCTTGAGAATCCTAGTGAGCGAGAAAAAATTGCAGCAAAGGGCTATCAGAAAGCAACTGAGCTCTATAATCATCGTAAATTTTGGGAGAAGGTGATTACAGGATTAAAGCTATCTCATTTTTCCTAG
- a CDS encoding sugar phosphate nucleotidyltransferase has protein sequence MTFENTDVVILCGGLGTRFRAVIDNQPKGLASVAGKPILDRIIDDLIEQGAKRIILCVGYLSEQIVEYYGNRTDVEFRFSTEDTPLGTGGAVKNATPLIQADKVLVLNGDSLCSISFQDLLLYHEKNESFLTVVTSYSKDIGDYGNLSLDEKGKILSFREKVKSDGSPLISAGIYLMNKDALNEIQGEYPISIEVDFFPEVVTKHNCMGYMTESEVMDIGTPERYKKINEILN, from the coding sequence ATGACTTTTGAGAATACAGATGTCGTAATCCTTTGTGGTGGATTGGGTACAAGATTCCGAGCAGTAATAGATAATCAACCTAAAGGTTTAGCCTCAGTGGCTGGAAAGCCTATTCTAGACCGCATAATTGATGACCTGATTGAGCAAGGTGCGAAAAGGATTATTTTATGCGTAGGATATCTAAGTGAGCAGATAGTTGAATATTACGGCAATAGAACTGATGTGGAGTTCCGGTTTTCCACAGAAGACACTCCATTAGGAACTGGAGGAGCTGTAAAAAATGCTACTCCTTTAATTCAGGCTGATAAAGTTTTAGTTCTGAATGGGGATTCTTTGTGTTCTATATCTTTTCAAGACTTGTTGTTATATCATGAGAAAAATGAGAGCTTTTTAACGGTTGTGACGAGTTATTCAAAAGATATCGGCGACTATGGTAATTTGTCTCTCGATGAGAAAGGAAAAATTCTTTCTTTTAGAGAAAAAGTTAAGTCTGATGGTTCTCCTTTGATAAGTGCTGGAATTTATCTTATGAATAAGGATGCGCTTAATGAAATACAAGGAGAGTATCCTATTTCCATAGAGGTTGATTTCTTCCCCGAGGTTGTTACAAAACATAACTGCATGGGATATATGACTGAGAGTGAAGTTATGGATATTGGAACTCCGGAACGCTATAAAAAAATAAATGAAATTTTGAACTAG
- a CDS encoding transketolase — translation MISFLRKKVNWVWRETLLVHKRAPETRIASSLSAVEIYVALYYGEILKQFPKDPLNEKRDRFIISKGHGSISMYPILADLGFYEMAELERICKPGSFLGAIPDPAIPGYETINGSLGHGLGVACGVATALKAKKSDNKVYVIVGDGELYEGSNWEAIMFAAHHGLDNLIVIVDHNKVSMLDHCERIINHAPLKEKFAAFQWNVTECDGHDIEAVHSSLKTLKETNEGKPHILIAHTLKGRGIPSIENDSLSHIKGVKTEELDQLIRENS, via the coding sequence ATGATTTCCTTTTTGAGAAAAAAAGTAAATTGGGTGTGGCGAGAAACTTTGCTCGTACATAAAAGAGCTCCAGAAACAAGGATCGCTTCGTCTTTATCGGCGGTAGAGATTTATGTTGCTCTTTATTACGGCGAAATTTTAAAGCAGTTCCCTAAAGACCCTCTCAATGAAAAAAGAGATAGGTTTATCATTAGTAAAGGGCATGGGTCTATTTCTATGTACCCAATTCTTGCCGATTTAGGTTTTTATGAGATGGCAGAATTGGAGCGGATTTGCAAACCTGGCTCTTTCTTAGGAGCTATTCCTGACCCTGCAATTCCTGGTTATGAAACGATTAATGGCTCTCTTGGTCACGGGTTGGGTGTTGCCTGTGGTGTTGCTACTGCCCTTAAAGCTAAGAAATCAGACAATAAAGTTTATGTTATTGTCGGAGATGGTGAACTCTATGAGGGATCCAACTGGGAAGCAATTATGTTCGCAGCACATCACGGTCTAGATAATCTTATTGTGATTGTTGATCATAATAAAGTCAGTATGTTGGACCATTGCGAGCGAATTATTAATCATGCTCCTTTAAAAGAGAAGTTTGCTGCTTTTCAATGGAACGTCACAGAGTGTGATGGGCATGATATAGAAGCCGTGCATAGTAGCTTGAAAACATTGAAAGAAACAAATGAAGGAAAACCCCATATTTTAATTGCACATACTTTAAAAGGGAGAGGAATTCCCTCTATTGAGAATGACTCATTGAGTCATATCAAAGGGGTAAAAACAGAGGAATTAGATCAGTTGATTAGGGAGAACTCATGA
- a CDS encoding NAD(P)-dependent oxidoreductase — protein MSIKVLVTGGAGYLGSTLVPLLLEKGYEVTVLDSFMFQQNSLMECCANPKFSVVNGDTRDPEVLKPLVEGKDYIIPLAALVGAPLCKRDAIGAETVNRDAIKTLTELMSKEQRLLIPITNSGYGVGEEGVYCTEETPLRPISHYGRVKVEAEEIAMAFGNTISFRLATVFGMSPRMRMDLLVNDFTYRAVKDRFIVIFEGHFKRNYIHVRDVARAFLHGMENFDSMKNEAYNVGLSDANLSKLELCARIKEHVPSFTVLEAPLGEDPDKRDYIVSNEKIEKTGFKPIHSLDDGIQELIKGYTILTNSKYANV, from the coding sequence ATGAGTATTAAAGTTTTAGTTACTGGTGGTGCCGGGTATTTAGGATCTACATTAGTGCCTTTATTGTTAGAAAAAGGCTATGAAGTTACGGTTTTAGACAGCTTCATGTTTCAGCAAAACTCTTTGATGGAATGCTGTGCTAATCCTAAGTTTTCTGTTGTTAATGGGGACACTCGTGATCCAGAAGTTTTAAAGCCTTTAGTAGAAGGCAAAGACTATATCATCCCTTTAGCAGCCCTAGTCGGTGCTCCTCTATGTAAAAGAGATGCAATCGGTGCTGAAACAGTCAACAGAGATGCTATTAAAACTTTGACTGAACTGATGTCCAAAGAACAAAGACTTTTGATTCCGATTACTAATAGTGGATACGGTGTTGGAGAAGAGGGTGTGTATTGCACCGAAGAAACGCCACTTCGCCCGATCTCTCATTACGGAAGAGTGAAAGTTGAAGCTGAGGAAATTGCGATGGCTTTTGGTAATACAATTAGCTTCCGTTTAGCGACTGTATTTGGTATGAGCCCTAGAATGCGAATGGACTTATTAGTTAATGATTTTACATATCGCGCCGTTAAAGATCGCTTTATTGTTATTTTCGAAGGTCATTTCAAACGTAACTACATTCATGTTCGTGATGTAGCTCGTGCTTTCCTTCATGGAATGGAAAACTTTGATTCTATGAAAAACGAAGCTTATAACGTTGGTCTTTCTGACGCTAACCTTTCTAAACTAGAACTTTGCGCACGAATCAAAGAGCATGTCCCTTCTTTCACTGTGTTGGAAGCGCCTTTGGGTGAAGACCCTGATAAACGAGATTACATTGTTTCCAACGAAAAAATCGAAAAGACAGGATTCAAGCCTATTCATTCTCTAGATGATGGTATTCAAGAGCTAATTAAAGGCTACACTATCTTGACTAACAGTAAGTATGCAAACGTCTAG
- a CDS encoding IS3 family transposase — SKDWQTFLKDNNLEASMSRRGNCHDNAVAESFFSLLKKERVRNRTYKTRSDARSEIFDYIECFYNPKRHHGSNNGLSPLQYERRYFTELETV; from the coding sequence CTCGAAAGATTGGCAAACCTTCTTAAAAGATAATAATCTGGAAGCCAGTATGAGTCGTCGTGGTAACTGCCATGATAATGCTGTTGCGGAAAGCTTTTTCTCATTGTTAAAAAAAGAAAGAGTACGCAATAGAACCTACAAAACAAGAAGTGATGCTCGTTCAGAGATTTTTGATTATATCGAATGCTTTTATAATCCAAAGCGACACCATGGATCAAATAATGGATTATCGCCACTGCAATATGAGAGGCGATATTTTACGGAGCTAGAAACTGTCTAG
- a CDS encoding TIGR00180 family glycosyltransferase yields the protein MLGIVIPTMNRSEFVIRQLNYYAEVGSPFTVYVGDSSNQEHIDKMLLAIENLKGKLKVVYKLYPNVSGPMCLKNLIGIVEENYAAFSGDDDFLVPRFLSKGVDFLEKNPEYRTVQGKGISFELTNVGPYGKQMAVTPYYLKNAEEETPSQRLQAFLANYWVPLFSVHRTSEFLEDHANLEKLTDIAFTEIMANCCTIISGKSKLLDDLYVVRQCHPQRHLLAKHQKWIESEQWQPSYEVFLETLQDALVKAENISPEDALSTIKESFDLYLHKNEAKERQNLNQKKSSVKSYLKEYFPGLKTGYLRVKSFFPQESSAISLDSLKSKSSPYNPDFMPLYKTITQG from the coding sequence ATGTTAGGTATCGTTATTCCCACAATGAACCGCTCTGAATTTGTAATTCGGCAGCTTAATTACTATGCGGAAGTGGGTAGCCCTTTTACTGTTTATGTTGGAGATTCAAGTAATCAGGAACATATTGATAAAATGCTCTTGGCGATTGAAAATTTAAAAGGAAAATTAAAAGTTGTCTATAAGCTTTATCCAAATGTAAGCGGACCAATGTGTCTAAAGAATCTCATCGGTATTGTAGAAGAAAATTATGCAGCCTTTTCTGGAGATGATGACTTTTTGGTGCCTAGGTTTTTGTCGAAAGGAGTCGATTTTTTGGAAAAGAATCCAGAGTATCGCACTGTGCAAGGAAAGGGTATTAGTTTTGAGTTAACTAATGTAGGCCCATATGGTAAACAAATGGCCGTTACTCCCTACTATTTAAAAAATGCAGAAGAGGAAACTCCTTCCCAGAGACTTCAAGCGTTTTTGGCAAACTATTGGGTTCCTCTATTTTCTGTCCATCGTACGTCCGAATTTCTAGAAGATCATGCAAACTTAGAAAAGCTAACAGATATTGCTTTTACTGAAATTATGGCAAATTGCTGTACTATTATAAGTGGAAAGTCAAAACTGTTAGACGACTTGTATGTTGTTCGGCAATGTCATCCTCAAAGGCATCTTTTAGCAAAACATCAAAAGTGGATTGAGAGCGAGCAATGGCAGCCTTCTTATGAGGTGTTTTTAGAGACACTACAAGACGCCTTAGTAAAGGCCGAAAATATCTCTCCTGAAGATGCTTTATCTACAATTAAGGAAAGTTTTGATTTATATCTGCACAAGAATGAGGCTAAGGAAAGGCAAAATTTAAATCAAAAAAAATCATCTGTTAAGTCTTACTTAAAAGAGTACTTTCCTGGTCTGAAAACAGGTTATTTACGAGTAAAGTCATTTTTCCCTCAAGAGAGTTCGGCAATTAGCTTAGACTCATTGAAGTCGAAATCTTCTCCGTATAACCCTGATTTTATGCCTTTGTATAAAACTATCACCCAAGGATGA